A single window of Nicotiana tomentosiformis chromosome 1, ASM39032v3, whole genome shotgun sequence DNA harbors:
- the LOC104098484 gene encoding nuclear pore complex protein NUP160 isoform X1 produces MGSRSRLAGMEVPIIGSDSVKFVQLSLASSTSTSASAPTPFTRDVGSCSIIGNPPAYFTWKICRSQPNVLEIMEFCGYKEFPKTGLQIVFPEELFPFALICKNEMTFSSVRPYLLHAMTVSGVAYLIRLENISNYVSSSRLQSDDFVEFNTLTHPHQGATTAVAGIAELMVVGRSDGSVGCFQLGILDHRAPGFVQELRDDGGLGRLWGVLSRGRSIAAVQDLVISEFHQKKLLFVLHSDGSLRVWDLSNHSRIFSHSLSASPSAGSSFVRIWVGNDHNNPDAIPLAVLRKDDSEVGTAMISLYSLYFSPGDRINLLLDPSTKSISLVEPQGEVIDVKLTPNKLWILSENGLVMKELFCQSRKEELAYCYSLQDTFVAEQLFQGSENSSDDLLWLCHTVLSSSKDQISPFVSSVFLRRLLLPGVYHRNVLRATLRDFSKHFTDSEFDSLTVDGLKNEILSVIQHEVGADSPISILQSWKTFCTCYFNNWCRTNVACGLLIDSATQAVGVIRKNSVSICRSLEDIELLVSRSSDEHGNVISSGLDSSNNDLEREILSEILQCVRNLSQQLSKAAPTIFYESLLRTPNLSSEEVISRLLKNLESGYSSSMAALHVSELGTDVALDKEISYHKRLRKFSVDMLLSLHNLCSRATKWGRVLHVIESYLKFLVPRKYEHNLDSDGLFTVSTALTVQATSQVAKVMFESALDVHLLLSYMVNSSSQIGMSEDEVSRVKIELVPMIQEVLTEWHIIHFFSTTPSESPLLEDFSSQLSSLQLDGNVDRRSWNEKLGKSEFTLAFILLLGGHSSPSFRHLPDPSSLSSSVQEFASWIIWGRTGAEPSVFFSHSVGLALVLLRHGQYDAVEYVLGLVDTYSRKEKIFQSLQSDGGEWSTLLHLLGCCFIAQSQRGLHGTMKERKISEAVRCFFRAASVGGAANSLQSLPNEAGWIHLGFSQHVSPAAWKLHYYQWAMQIFEQHNMREAACQFALAALEQVDEALGSGILDESATAVKGRLWANVFKFTLDLNYYYDAYCAIISNPDEESKTICLRRFIIVLYERGAVKILCDGQLPFIGLSEKVERELAWKAERSDVSAKPNPFKLLYAFAMQRHSWRRAASYIYLYSAQLRIHGALRDPQRRSFILQERLNGLSAAINALQLVHPAYAWIDAPLEETCSNMYPSKKARITVEEQSPGTGAQSQRQRSYLDVEKLENEFILTSAEYLLSLANVKWTFARIEAPPTDVIDLLVESNLYDMAFTLILKFWKGSALKRELERVFAAMSLKCCPKGLQAPSVGNGQRMHSLLLTSSQDEIVVHESPNVGPAAHESKGSSQWETLELYLEKYKKFHAKLPVVVADTLLAADPQIELPLWLVQMFKGVPAKSGWGMAGSESNPASLLRLYIDYGRYTEATNLLLEYIESFASLRPADIIRRKRPFAVWFPYSLIERLWCQLQQSIKLGHMVDQSEKLKKLLQGALVNHLHQLKVDSDDVMSSAV; encoded by the exons ATGGGAAGTAGGTCGCGTTTAGCAGGTATGGAAGTTCCCATTATTGGCAGCGATTCGGTCAAGTTCGTTCAACTCTCCCTCGCTTCTTCTACTTCTACTTCCGCTTCTGCTCCAACTCCTTTCACAAGAGATGTCGGTTCTTGCTCCATCATTGGGAATCCTCCCGCTTATTTCACTTG GAAAATTTGCAGAAGTCAGCCAAATGTGCTGGAAATAATGGAGTTCTGTGGTTATAAGGAGTTCCCCAAAACTGGATTGCAAATTGTATTCCCAGAAGAACTTTTTCCATTTGCGCTGATCTGCAAAAATGAA ATGACGTTTTCTTCTGTCAGACCGTATCTGCTTCATGCCATGACAGTATCTGGGGTTGCTTATCTTATTAGACTTGAAAACATCTCCAATTATGTATCTAGCTCCCGTTTGCAATCCGACGACTTTGTTGAGTTCAACACTCTGACCCATCCTCATCAAGGAGCAACAACAGCAGTGGCAGGAATAGCAGAATTGATGGTAGTTGGAAGAAGTGATGGATCTGTTGGATGCTTCCAGCTTGGCATCCTTGACCACCGAGCTCCAG GCTTTGTGCAGGAGCTGCGTGATGATGGTGGTCTTGGTCGTTTGTGGGGCGTTTTGTCAAG GGGCAGGTCGATTGCAGCAGTGCAGGATCTAGTAATATCTGAGTTCCACCAGAAAAAGCTTTTATTTGTGCTTCACTCTGATGGGAGCTTACGTGTGTGGGACCTTTCAAATCATTCCAGAATTTTCAGCCATTCTTTGAGTGCTTCACCATCTGCAG GCTCCAGTTTTGTAAGGATATGGGTGGGAAACGACCACAACAATCCTGATGCAATTCCTCTGGCAGTACTACGAAAAGATGATTCG GAAGTTGGCACAGCGATGATCTCTTTGTATAGCCTTTATTTCAGTCCTGGGGATAGAATTAACTTGTTACTGGATCCTTCCACAAAAAGCATCTCATTGGTAGAG CCTCAGGGTGAAGTCATTGATGTAAAACTTACTCCAAATAAGCTGTGGATACTCAGCGAAAATGGATTGGTCATGAAGGAGTTGTTTTGTCAAAGTAGGAAAGA GGAATTAGCTTATTGCTATTCTTTACAGGATACATTTGTTGCTGAGCAGCTGTTTCAAGGCTCTGAAAATTCTTCAGATGATCTACTTTGGCTTTGTCACACAGTTTTGTCATCTTCAAAG GATCAGATTTCTCCATTTGTATCTTCTGTTTTCTTACGTAGGTTGCTCCTTCCGGGTGTTTATCATAGAAATGTTCTTCGGGCAACATTACGAGATTTTAGCAAGCACTTCACTGATTCCGAATTTGATTCTTTGACTGTGGATGGACTGAAAAATGAAATTCTGTCAGTCATTCAACATGAG GTGGGAGCTGATAGTCCAATTTCAATACTTCAGAGCTGGAAAACCTTTTGTACCTGCTATTTCAATAATTGGTGCAGAACCAATGTAGCGTGTGGTTTGCTTATTGATTCAGCCACACAAGCTGTGGGTGTTATTAGAAAAAACTCAGTCTCCATTTGTCGTAGTCTCGAGGACATAGAGCTTCTTGTTTCTA GATCTTCTGATGAACATGGAAATGTAATAAGCTCTGGGTTGGACTCCTCTAATAATGATCTTGAACGGGAAATTCTTTCAGAGATACTGCAGTGTGTTCGTAATCTCAGTCAACAGTTGAGCAAAGCTGCTCCTACCATATTTTATGAATCGCTTCTTAGAACACCAAATTTATCATCTGAAGAGGTCATTTCACGGTTGCTTAAAAATTTAGAAAGTGGTTATAGCTCATCAATGGCAGCTCTCCATGTATCCGAACTCGGAACTGATGTAGCACTGGATAAGGAAATTTCCTACCACAAAAGACTCAGAAAATTCTCAGTAGATATGCTTTTATCCCTACACAACTTGTGCAGTAGAGCTACCAAATGGGGGAGAGTTTTGCATGTTATTGAGAGCTACTTGAAATTTCTCGTGCCTCGAAAATATGAACATAACTTGGATTCTGATGGACTATTCACAGTCAGCACTGCCCTTACAGTGCAGGCGACTTCTCAGGTTGCTAAAGTGATGTTTGAATCTGCATTGGACGTGCATTTGCTTCTAAGCTACATGGTTAACAGTAGCAGTCAG ATTGGCATGTCAGAGGATGAGGTTTCAAGAGTTAAAATTGAGTTAGTTCCAATGATCCAAGAGGTTCTTACTGAGTGGCATATCATCCATTTCTTCAGTACCACACCATCTGAATCTCCTCTTCTTGAAGACTTCAGCAGTCAACTTTCATCTTTACAGCTTG ATGGCAATGTTGATCGGAGATCATGGAATGAGAAACTTGGTAAATCTGAATTCACATTGGCCTTCATTCTGTTACTTGGAGGTCATAGCAGTCCATCTTTCAGACATCTTCCTGATCCCAGCAGTCTAAGTAGTTCAGTACAAGAATTTGCTAGCTGGATAATATGGGGGAGAACAGGAGCAGAACCGTCTGTTTTCTTCAGTCATTCGGTTGGCCTTGCTCTAGTGTTACTTAGACATGGGCAATATGATGCTGTTGAG TATGTACTCGGTTTGGTGGATACGTATTCGCGCAAGGAGAAGATCTTCCAAAGTCTTCAGAGCGATGGTGGGGAGTGGTCCACTCTGTTGCATCTTCTTGGTTGTTGCTTTATTGCACAAAGCCAACGTGGCTTGCATGgaacaatgaaagaaagaaaaatttctGAAGCAGTTCGGTGTTTTTTTCG AGCTGCGTCTGTAGGAGGAGCTGCCAACTCTTTGCAAAGCTTGCCAAATGAAGCAGGATGGATACACCTTGGTTTCT CTCAACATGTCTCACCTGCTGCTTGGAAGCTTCATTACTATCAATGGGCAATGCAAATATTTGAACAACATAACATGAGGGAGGCTGCCTGCCAGTTTGCTCTTGCTGCACTTGAGCAAGTTGACGAAGCTCTTGGATCTGGTATTCTTGATGAATCAGCGACTGCTGTCAAGGGAAGACTTTGGGCTAATGTCTTCAAGTTCACGTTAGATCTCAACTATTACTATGATGCATATTGCGCAATCATTTCAAATCCAGACGAAGAAAGCAAAACCATTTGTCTGAGGCGTTTTATAATTGTTCTATATGAACGAGGAGCTGTGAAG ATTCTTTGCGATGGCCAGCTACCATTTATTGGCTTGTCTGAGAAGGTGGAGCGAGAACTTGCTTGGAAG GCTGAGCGTTCAGATGTTTCAGCCAAGCCAAACCCATTCAAGTTGCTCTACGCATTTGCAATGCAGAGACATAGTTGGCGGAGAGCAGCGAGCTATATTTACTTGTATTCAGCACAATTAAGAATCCACGGTGCATTGAGAGATCCCCAACGGCGATCTTTTATTCTGCAGGAGAGGCTAAATGGGCTTTCTGCTGCTATCAATGCTCTGCAGCTGGTTCATCCTGCATATGCTTGGATTGATGCTCCACTTGAGGAAACTTGTTCTAATATGTATCCAAGTAAAAAGGCTAGGATAACCGTGGAAGAACAGT CTCCTGGTACTGGTGCTCAGTCTCAAAGGCAAAGGTCATACTTAGATGTTGAAAAACTTGAGAATGAGTTCATTCTAACGTCAGCTGAGTATTTGCTATCATTGGCAAATGTCAAGTGGACTTTTGCGA GAATTGAGGCACCCCCAACGGATGTAATTGACCTTTTGGTTGAATCAAACTTGTATGATATGGCTTTTACATTAATTCTTAAATTTTGGAAAGGGTCAGCTTTGAAGAG GGAACTTGAAAGAGTTTTTGCAGCTATGTCATTGAAATGCTGCCCAAAAGGACTGCAAGCCCCATCAGTTGG GAATGGTCAGAGGATGCACAGTCTTCTTTTGACTTCATCGCAGGATGAGATTGTTGTCCATGAATCGCCTAATGTTGGTCCAGCTGCACATGAATCTAAAGGCAGTAGCCAGTGGGAGACACTTGAGCTCTATCTT gaaaaatacaaaaagttTCATGCTAAATTGCCTGTTGTTGTTGCTGATACTCTTCTTGCTGCTGATCCTCAAATTGAGTTGCCTCTTTGGTTGGTTCAAATGTTCAAG GGTGTGCCAGCAAAAAGTGGTTGGGGAATGGCGGGAAGTGAGTCAAATCCTGCTTCTTTGCTTCGACTATATATTGATTATGGTCGTTATACTGAAGCGACTAATCTGCTTCTCGAGTACATTGAATCCTTTGCATCACTG
- the LOC104098484 gene encoding nuclear pore complex protein NUP160 isoform X3 produces MGSRSRLAGMEVPIIGSDSVKFVQLSLASSTSTSASAPTPFTRDVGSCSIIGNPPAYFTWKICRSQPNVLEIMEFCGYKEFPKTGLQIVFPEELFPFALICKNEMTFSSVRPYLLHAMTVSGVAYLIRLENISNYVSSSRLQSDDFVEFNTLTHPHQGATTAVAGIAELMVVGRSDGSVGCFQLGILDHRAPGFVQELRDDGGLGRLWGVLSRGRSIAAVQDLVISEFHQKKLLFVLHSDGSLRVWDLSNHSRIFSHSLSASPSAGSSFVRIWVGNDHNNPDAIPLAVLRKDDSEVGTAMISLYSLYFSPGDRINLLLDPSTKSISLVEPQGEVIDVKLTPNKLWILSENGLVMKELFCQSRKEELAYCYSLQDTFVAEQLFQGSENSSDDLLWLCHTVLSSSKDQISPFVSSVFLRRLLLPGVYHRNVLRATLRDFSKHFTDSEFDSLTVDGLKNEILSVIQHEVGADSPISILQSWKTFCTCYFNNWCRTNVACGLLIDSATQAVGVIRKNSVSICRSLEDIELLVSRSSDEHGNVISSGLDSSNNDLEREILSEILQCVRNLSQQLSKAAPTIFYESLLRTPNLSSEEVISRLLKNLESGYSSSMAALHVSELGTDVALDKEISYHKRLRKFSVDMLLSLHNLCSRATKWGRVLHVIESYLKFLVPRKYEHNLDSDGLFTVSTALTVQATSQVAKVMFESALDVHLLLSYMVNSSSQIGMSEDEVSRVKIELVPMIQEVLTEWHIIHFFSTTPSESPLLEDFSSQLSSLQLDGNVDRRSWNEKLGKSEFTLAFILLLGGHSSPSFRHLPDPSSLSSSVQEFASWIIWGRTGAEPSVFFSHSVGLALVLLRHGQYDAVEYVLGLVDTYSRKEKIFQSLQSDGGEWSTLLHLLGCCFIAQSQRGLHGTMKERKISEAVRCFFRAASVGGAANSLQSLPNEAGWIHLGFSQHVSPAAWKLHYYQWAMQIFEQHNMREAACQFALAALEQVDEALGSGILDESATAVKGRLWANVFKFTLDLNYYYDAYCAIISNPDEESKTICLRRFIIVLYERGAVKILCDGQLPFIGLSEKVERELAWKAERSDVSAKPNPFKLLYAFAMQRHSWRRAASYIYLYSAQLRIHGALRDPQRRSFILQERLNGLSAAINALQLVHPAYAWIDAPLEETCSNMYPSKKARITVEEQSPGTGAQSQRQRSYLDVEKLENEFILTSAEYLLSLANVKWTFARIEAPPTDVIDLLVESNLYDMAFTLILKFWKGSALKRELERVFAAMSLKCCPKGLQAPSVGNGQRMHSLLLTSSQDEIVVHESPNVGPAAHESKGSSQWETLELYLEKYKKFHAKLPVVVADTLLAADPQIELPLWLVQMFKRPADIIRRKRPFAVWFPYSLIERLWCQLQQSIKLGHMVDQSEKLKKLLQGALVNHLHQLKVDSDDVMSSAV; encoded by the exons ATGGGAAGTAGGTCGCGTTTAGCAGGTATGGAAGTTCCCATTATTGGCAGCGATTCGGTCAAGTTCGTTCAACTCTCCCTCGCTTCTTCTACTTCTACTTCCGCTTCTGCTCCAACTCCTTTCACAAGAGATGTCGGTTCTTGCTCCATCATTGGGAATCCTCCCGCTTATTTCACTTG GAAAATTTGCAGAAGTCAGCCAAATGTGCTGGAAATAATGGAGTTCTGTGGTTATAAGGAGTTCCCCAAAACTGGATTGCAAATTGTATTCCCAGAAGAACTTTTTCCATTTGCGCTGATCTGCAAAAATGAA ATGACGTTTTCTTCTGTCAGACCGTATCTGCTTCATGCCATGACAGTATCTGGGGTTGCTTATCTTATTAGACTTGAAAACATCTCCAATTATGTATCTAGCTCCCGTTTGCAATCCGACGACTTTGTTGAGTTCAACACTCTGACCCATCCTCATCAAGGAGCAACAACAGCAGTGGCAGGAATAGCAGAATTGATGGTAGTTGGAAGAAGTGATGGATCTGTTGGATGCTTCCAGCTTGGCATCCTTGACCACCGAGCTCCAG GCTTTGTGCAGGAGCTGCGTGATGATGGTGGTCTTGGTCGTTTGTGGGGCGTTTTGTCAAG GGGCAGGTCGATTGCAGCAGTGCAGGATCTAGTAATATCTGAGTTCCACCAGAAAAAGCTTTTATTTGTGCTTCACTCTGATGGGAGCTTACGTGTGTGGGACCTTTCAAATCATTCCAGAATTTTCAGCCATTCTTTGAGTGCTTCACCATCTGCAG GCTCCAGTTTTGTAAGGATATGGGTGGGAAACGACCACAACAATCCTGATGCAATTCCTCTGGCAGTACTACGAAAAGATGATTCG GAAGTTGGCACAGCGATGATCTCTTTGTATAGCCTTTATTTCAGTCCTGGGGATAGAATTAACTTGTTACTGGATCCTTCCACAAAAAGCATCTCATTGGTAGAG CCTCAGGGTGAAGTCATTGATGTAAAACTTACTCCAAATAAGCTGTGGATACTCAGCGAAAATGGATTGGTCATGAAGGAGTTGTTTTGTCAAAGTAGGAAAGA GGAATTAGCTTATTGCTATTCTTTACAGGATACATTTGTTGCTGAGCAGCTGTTTCAAGGCTCTGAAAATTCTTCAGATGATCTACTTTGGCTTTGTCACACAGTTTTGTCATCTTCAAAG GATCAGATTTCTCCATTTGTATCTTCTGTTTTCTTACGTAGGTTGCTCCTTCCGGGTGTTTATCATAGAAATGTTCTTCGGGCAACATTACGAGATTTTAGCAAGCACTTCACTGATTCCGAATTTGATTCTTTGACTGTGGATGGACTGAAAAATGAAATTCTGTCAGTCATTCAACATGAG GTGGGAGCTGATAGTCCAATTTCAATACTTCAGAGCTGGAAAACCTTTTGTACCTGCTATTTCAATAATTGGTGCAGAACCAATGTAGCGTGTGGTTTGCTTATTGATTCAGCCACACAAGCTGTGGGTGTTATTAGAAAAAACTCAGTCTCCATTTGTCGTAGTCTCGAGGACATAGAGCTTCTTGTTTCTA GATCTTCTGATGAACATGGAAATGTAATAAGCTCTGGGTTGGACTCCTCTAATAATGATCTTGAACGGGAAATTCTTTCAGAGATACTGCAGTGTGTTCGTAATCTCAGTCAACAGTTGAGCAAAGCTGCTCCTACCATATTTTATGAATCGCTTCTTAGAACACCAAATTTATCATCTGAAGAGGTCATTTCACGGTTGCTTAAAAATTTAGAAAGTGGTTATAGCTCATCAATGGCAGCTCTCCATGTATCCGAACTCGGAACTGATGTAGCACTGGATAAGGAAATTTCCTACCACAAAAGACTCAGAAAATTCTCAGTAGATATGCTTTTATCCCTACACAACTTGTGCAGTAGAGCTACCAAATGGGGGAGAGTTTTGCATGTTATTGAGAGCTACTTGAAATTTCTCGTGCCTCGAAAATATGAACATAACTTGGATTCTGATGGACTATTCACAGTCAGCACTGCCCTTACAGTGCAGGCGACTTCTCAGGTTGCTAAAGTGATGTTTGAATCTGCATTGGACGTGCATTTGCTTCTAAGCTACATGGTTAACAGTAGCAGTCAG ATTGGCATGTCAGAGGATGAGGTTTCAAGAGTTAAAATTGAGTTAGTTCCAATGATCCAAGAGGTTCTTACTGAGTGGCATATCATCCATTTCTTCAGTACCACACCATCTGAATCTCCTCTTCTTGAAGACTTCAGCAGTCAACTTTCATCTTTACAGCTTG ATGGCAATGTTGATCGGAGATCATGGAATGAGAAACTTGGTAAATCTGAATTCACATTGGCCTTCATTCTGTTACTTGGAGGTCATAGCAGTCCATCTTTCAGACATCTTCCTGATCCCAGCAGTCTAAGTAGTTCAGTACAAGAATTTGCTAGCTGGATAATATGGGGGAGAACAGGAGCAGAACCGTCTGTTTTCTTCAGTCATTCGGTTGGCCTTGCTCTAGTGTTACTTAGACATGGGCAATATGATGCTGTTGAG TATGTACTCGGTTTGGTGGATACGTATTCGCGCAAGGAGAAGATCTTCCAAAGTCTTCAGAGCGATGGTGGGGAGTGGTCCACTCTGTTGCATCTTCTTGGTTGTTGCTTTATTGCACAAAGCCAACGTGGCTTGCATGgaacaatgaaagaaagaaaaatttctGAAGCAGTTCGGTGTTTTTTTCG AGCTGCGTCTGTAGGAGGAGCTGCCAACTCTTTGCAAAGCTTGCCAAATGAAGCAGGATGGATACACCTTGGTTTCT CTCAACATGTCTCACCTGCTGCTTGGAAGCTTCATTACTATCAATGGGCAATGCAAATATTTGAACAACATAACATGAGGGAGGCTGCCTGCCAGTTTGCTCTTGCTGCACTTGAGCAAGTTGACGAAGCTCTTGGATCTGGTATTCTTGATGAATCAGCGACTGCTGTCAAGGGAAGACTTTGGGCTAATGTCTTCAAGTTCACGTTAGATCTCAACTATTACTATGATGCATATTGCGCAATCATTTCAAATCCAGACGAAGAAAGCAAAACCATTTGTCTGAGGCGTTTTATAATTGTTCTATATGAACGAGGAGCTGTGAAG ATTCTTTGCGATGGCCAGCTACCATTTATTGGCTTGTCTGAGAAGGTGGAGCGAGAACTTGCTTGGAAG GCTGAGCGTTCAGATGTTTCAGCCAAGCCAAACCCATTCAAGTTGCTCTACGCATTTGCAATGCAGAGACATAGTTGGCGGAGAGCAGCGAGCTATATTTACTTGTATTCAGCACAATTAAGAATCCACGGTGCATTGAGAGATCCCCAACGGCGATCTTTTATTCTGCAGGAGAGGCTAAATGGGCTTTCTGCTGCTATCAATGCTCTGCAGCTGGTTCATCCTGCATATGCTTGGATTGATGCTCCACTTGAGGAAACTTGTTCTAATATGTATCCAAGTAAAAAGGCTAGGATAACCGTGGAAGAACAGT CTCCTGGTACTGGTGCTCAGTCTCAAAGGCAAAGGTCATACTTAGATGTTGAAAAACTTGAGAATGAGTTCATTCTAACGTCAGCTGAGTATTTGCTATCATTGGCAAATGTCAAGTGGACTTTTGCGA GAATTGAGGCACCCCCAACGGATGTAATTGACCTTTTGGTTGAATCAAACTTGTATGATATGGCTTTTACATTAATTCTTAAATTTTGGAAAGGGTCAGCTTTGAAGAG GGAACTTGAAAGAGTTTTTGCAGCTATGTCATTGAAATGCTGCCCAAAAGGACTGCAAGCCCCATCAGTTGG GAATGGTCAGAGGATGCACAGTCTTCTTTTGACTTCATCGCAGGATGAGATTGTTGTCCATGAATCGCCTAATGTTGGTCCAGCTGCACATGAATCTAAAGGCAGTAGCCAGTGGGAGACACTTGAGCTCTATCTT gaaaaatacaaaaagttTCATGCTAAATTGCCTGTTGTTGTTGCTGATACTCTTCTTGCTGCTGATCCTCAAATTGAGTTGCCTCTTTGGTTGGTTCAAATGTTCAAG